In the Peptoclostridium acidaminophilum DSM 3953 genome, one interval contains:
- the argS gene encoding arginine--tRNA ligase codes for MRDYKQDVVELLASKIDQLDKAEIGELIEVPPNKEMGDYAFPCFKLAKVFKKAPNMIAEDIAQLLEKNETIEKVMPAGGYVNFFVNKASMAESVISEVLSKGDCYGNSDYGKGKTVIVEFSSPNIAKPFHIGHIRSTVIGNSIYKLYKAMGYDAVTINHLGDYGTQFGKLIVAIKRWGDLEVIQQNPIQELLKIYIRFHDEAENEPALEDEARAWFKKLEGKDAEAVQLWQWIRDVSLQEFNRVYGMLGISFDSYAGESFYSDKMDKVVNIMEEKGLLKKSEGADIIDLEEYSMPPAIIRKSDGSTLYITRDIAAAVYRKEHYDFYKNIYVVASQQNLHFKQWIKVLELMGCGWAGDCVHVPFGLVSLEEGTLATRKGRVVFLEDVLSKAVEKTMEIIREKNPDIDNVEEVARQVGIGAVIFQELYNNRIKDYVFSFDKTLSFEGETGPYVQYTHARACSVLRKAGAYDSSAVDFSVLTGEDEFSVIKELERLPGAIEDACAKNEPHIVSRYVMDLAKAFNKFYHNNQIIIDDQKIKNSRLALVDATRQTIKNSLALLGVQSPDRM; via the coding sequence ATGCGAGATTACAAACAAGACGTCGTAGAACTCTTGGCTTCAAAAATAGATCAGTTGGACAAGGCAGAGATAGGCGAACTTATAGAAGTGCCGCCGAACAAGGAAATGGGAGATTACGCATTCCCATGCTTCAAACTGGCAAAGGTTTTCAAAAAGGCTCCAAACATGATAGCGGAAGACATTGCGCAGCTGCTTGAAAAAAACGAGACTATTGAAAAGGTAATGCCTGCAGGCGGATACGTCAACTTTTTCGTAAACAAGGCATCCATGGCGGAAAGCGTAATTAGCGAAGTGCTTTCCAAGGGCGACTGCTACGGAAACAGCGACTACGGCAAGGGAAAGACTGTGATAGTAGAGTTTTCTTCGCCAAACATCGCAAAGCCTTTCCACATAGGACACATAAGAAGCACTGTGATAGGCAACTCGATATACAAGCTCTACAAGGCTATGGGCTATGATGCTGTAACTATAAACCATCTTGGAGACTACGGCACGCAGTTTGGAAAGCTCATAGTGGCCATAAAAAGATGGGGTGACCTGGAAGTAATACAGCAAAATCCTATACAGGAGCTGCTCAAGATATATATCAGATTCCATGACGAGGCGGAAAACGAGCCTGCCCTTGAAGACGAGGCTAGAGCATGGTTTAAGAAGCTCGAGGGGAAAGACGCGGAGGCTGTCCAGCTTTGGCAGTGGATCAGGGACGTTTCGCTCCAGGAGTTCAACAGGGTATACGGGATGCTTGGCATAAGCTTTGACTCGTACGCCGGCGAGAGCTTCTATTCGGACAAGATGGACAAGGTAGTCAATATTATGGAGGAAAAAGGGCTCCTTAAAAAGTCTGAAGGGGCTGACATAATAGACCTTGAAGAGTATTCCATGCCGCCTGCTATAATAAGAAAGAGCGACGGCTCAACTCTTTATATAACAAGGGATATAGCTGCGGCAGTTTACAGGAAGGAGCACTATGATTTCTACAAGAACATATACGTAGTCGCTTCCCAGCAGAATCTTCACTTCAAACAGTGGATAAAAGTGCTTGAGCTGATGGGCTGCGGATGGGCGGGAGACTGCGTGCACGTGCCTTTCGGGCTTGTAAGCCTTGAAGAGGGAACTCTTGCAACAAGGAAGGGAAGAGTGGTGTTCCTTGAGGACGTGCTTAGCAAAGCGGTAGAAAAGACAATGGAAATAATAAGGGAGAAAAACCCGGATATAGACAATGTTGAGGAAGTGGCAAGACAGGTTGGAATAGGAGCTGTCATATTCCAGGAGCTCTACAACAACAGGATAAAGGACTATGTGTTCTCGTTCGACAAGACGCTTTCTTTCGAAGGCGAGACAGGACCTTACGTGCAGTATACTCACGCGAGGGCGTGCTCAGTGCTGAGAAAGGCGGGTGCGTATGACTCTTCAGCAGTGGATTTCAGCGTACTTACAGGTGAAGATGAATTCAGCGTCATCAAGGAACTTGAGAGGCTTCCTGGAGCGATAGAAGACGCATGTGCCAAAAACGAGCCACATATAGTCTCAAGGTATGTTATGGACCTTGCGAAGGCATTCAATAAGTTCTACCACAACAACCAGATAATAATAGATGACCAGAAAATCAAGAATTCAAGGCTGGCTCTTGTTGACGCAACAAGGCAGACAATCAAAAATTCACTAGCTCTGCTTGGGGTGCAATCGCCAGACAGAATGTAG
- the adhE gene encoding bifunctional acetaldehyde-CoA/alcohol dehydrogenase gives MANEKKASGVDNNIKNDTEAVKASIDLLVKNATKARDEFLKLDQSAVDKIVKNMALAGVDSHMSLAKMAVEETGRGIYEDKMTKNLFATEYIYNSIKDDKTVGVVYENEEEGFTHIAEPIGVIAGVTPVTNPTSTTMFKSIISMKTRNPIIFSFHPSAQKCSVEAARTVRDAAIKAGAPANCIQWIEEPSIEASNQLMKHSGVSLILATGGPGMVKSAYSSGKPALGVGAGNVPCYIEKSADIRQAVTDLILSKTFDNGMICASEQAVIIDEDVYNEAVNLMKHYKCYFVKKDEIAKLESAVLNADKTAVNAAIVGQSAYKIASLAGISVPEDTKILVAELDGVGPENPLSREKLSPVIACFKVKNSMDGIQRAVEMTELGGLGHSAVIHSNNDDVILDFSMKVRVGRLVVNAPSTHGAIGDLYNNKIPSLTLGCGSMGNNSTTDNVSAANLINIKKVAKRRVNMQWFKIPEKIFHEFGSVQYLSAMEDIERVVIVTDKMMFDLGYVEKVMYHLRKRTNPVTIKIFSDVEPDPSVETVMAGAELMRKFKPDTIIALGGGSAMDAAKGMWLFYEHPETSFDGLRLKFLDIRKKTFKFPTLGNHAKMIAIPTTSGTGSEVTAFAVISDKKNNMKYPLADYQLTPDVAILDPDFVMTVPPSVTADTGLDVLTHAIEAYVSVLATDFTDALAVKAIELVFEYLPKAYRDGSDREAREKMHNASCMAGMAFTNAFLGINHSLAHKLGAEFHIPHGRANAVLMPHVIEYNASMPTKFAAFPKYKEFVADKRYAQIAKALGLKAATAEEGVKSLIAAVKDLMNEVNIPMTIKDCNIGEKEFFSKVDELADKAFEDQCTPANPRMPLVTELADILKKAYGKADVTSAK, from the coding sequence ATGGCTAACGAAAAAAAAGCTAGCGGTGTCGATAATAACATAAAAAATGACACTGAAGCTGTAAAAGCGAGCATCGATTTACTTGTAAAAAATGCTACTAAAGCTAGAGATGAATTTTTGAAACTGGACCAAAGTGCGGTCGACAAAATTGTTAAGAACATGGCTCTAGCTGGAGTTGATTCCCACATGAGCCTGGCAAAGATGGCTGTCGAAGAGACAGGCCGGGGAATATACGAAGACAAAATGACAAAGAACCTTTTCGCTACAGAATATATATATAACAGCATAAAAGACGACAAGACTGTTGGCGTTGTTTATGAAAACGAGGAGGAAGGCTTCACTCATATTGCTGAGCCTATAGGGGTAATAGCAGGCGTGACTCCTGTCACAAACCCAACATCGACTACAATGTTCAAATCAATAATATCTATGAAGACAAGGAATCCAATAATATTCAGCTTCCACCCTTCAGCCCAGAAATGCTCTGTTGAGGCTGCCAGGACTGTAAGGGATGCGGCCATAAAGGCCGGAGCACCTGCAAACTGCATACAGTGGATAGAAGAACCTTCAATCGAAGCCTCTAATCAGCTTATGAAACACAGCGGCGTATCTCTTATACTTGCAACCGGAGGCCCTGGAATGGTCAAGTCTGCCTACTCTTCAGGCAAGCCGGCACTTGGCGTTGGCGCCGGAAACGTGCCATGCTACATAGAAAAGAGCGCGGACATTAGACAGGCGGTTACAGACCTTATACTTTCAAAAACATTCGACAACGGAATGATATGTGCGTCTGAGCAGGCTGTAATAATAGATGAGGATGTATACAACGAAGCTGTAAATCTCATGAAACATTACAAGTGCTACTTCGTCAAAAAAGATGAGATAGCCAAACTTGAGTCTGCAGTTTTAAATGCCGATAAAACGGCTGTAAATGCGGCTATTGTCGGACAAAGTGCCTATAAGATAGCCAGCTTGGCCGGAATCAGCGTTCCCGAAGACACTAAGATTCTTGTTGCAGAGCTAGACGGTGTAGGACCTGAAAATCCGCTTTCCCGCGAAAAGCTAAGTCCTGTAATTGCTTGCTTTAAGGTTAAAAACAGCATGGACGGTATACAGCGTGCAGTTGAAATGACAGAGTTAGGTGGTCTTGGACACTCTGCTGTCATCCACTCGAACAACGACGATGTTATACTTGATTTCAGCATGAAGGTCAGGGTTGGAAGACTTGTAGTCAATGCTCCTTCCACTCACGGAGCCATAGGAGACCTTTACAACAACAAAATACCTTCTCTAACTCTGGGCTGCGGCTCTATGGGCAATAACTCCACTACGGACAACGTTTCAGCAGCAAATCTTATTAACATCAAAAAGGTGGCGAAGAGAAGAGTGAACATGCAGTGGTTCAAGATACCTGAGAAGATATTCCATGAATTCGGTTCTGTTCAATACCTTTCGGCAATGGAGGATATAGAGAGAGTTGTCATAGTTACTGACAAGATGATGTTTGACCTTGGATACGTTGAAAAAGTTATGTACCACCTGAGAAAAAGAACGAATCCTGTAACCATAAAAATATTCTCGGATGTCGAGCCTGATCCAAGCGTTGAAACTGTAATGGCCGGAGCAGAGCTTATGAGAAAATTCAAGCCTGACACTATAATAGCCTTGGGCGGTGGTTCGGCGATGGATGCTGCCAAGGGAATGTGGCTGTTCTATGAACACCCTGAAACAAGCTTTGATGGTCTGAGGCTCAAGTTCCTTGATATAAGAAAGAAGACCTTCAAGTTCCCTACTCTTGGAAATCATGCCAAAATGATAGCAATACCTACCACTTCGGGAACTGGCTCAGAGGTTACGGCTTTTGCAGTAATTTCAGACAAGAAAAACAATATGAAATATCCGCTTGCCGACTATCAGCTAACTCCTGATGTGGCTATACTTGATCCTGACTTTGTCATGACTGTTCCGCCAAGTGTTACAGCAGATACAGGGCTTGATGTACTGACTCACGCAATAGAGGCATACGTGTCCGTGCTAGCTACAGATTTTACTGACGCCCTTGCTGTAAAAGCCATCGAGCTGGTATTCGAATATCTGCCAAAGGCTTACAGAGACGGCAGCGACAGAGAGGCCAGGGAAAAAATGCACAACGCCTCTTGCATGGCTGGAATGGCGTTCACTAATGCTTTCCTTGGAATAAACCACTCGCTGGCTCACAAGCTGGGAGCAGAATTCCACATACCTCACGGAAGGGCGAATGCAGTACTCATGCCTCACGTAATAGAGTACAACGCTTCCATGCCTACTAAGTTTGCAGCCTTCCCTAAATACAAGGAATTCGTAGCAGATAAGAGATACGCGCAGATAGCCAAAGCTCTCGGCCTAAAAGCAGCTACTGCCGAAGAAGGCGTCAAGTCGCTTATAGCAGCAGTTAAAGACCTAATGAATGAAGTCAACATCCCAATGACAATAAAAGACTGTAACATAGGTGAAAAGGAATTCTTTTCAAAGGTAGATGAGCTTGCTGACAAGGCCTTCGAGGACCAATGCACTCCTGCAAATCCAAGAATGCCTCTGGTTACAGAGCTTGCTGACATACTCAAAAAAGCATACGGAAAAGCAGACGTCACATCAGCAAAATAA
- a CDS encoding copper amine oxidase N-terminal domain-containing protein: protein MFKTFKSKKMVIAFVVMLSIMILPIAQYSHASVMKKTVDAWYRDLKIVANGTQVQMPLEPFIMNDSTYVPVRALSEILGKNVGWDGATSTVTITDKPGSNVAVLNNTIIQQNAEITRLKAQIEDLKEQLDDAESSRDDLNDLEDQLQDDYSDFEDIEFDISLDGDEDDIQVEIGFDGGTYSTEWDALSNSDIEDYLQDIVDDILDEFEDADIEGYIEDSDSNDNVVEFTVDSRGNVSTDSSNFEDDLNNLEDTINDDYDNNFSNIDLTIDLTGNEDSIRFNVRVDLGTYQDEWADLSNSQIENFMEDIYNDISDEFSGATVRGYVYDTDSGDNIGTYTRSAGYVEQ, encoded by the coding sequence TTGTTTAAAACGTTTAAAAGCAAAAAAATGGTGATTGCATTTGTTGTAATGCTCAGCATAATGATACTGCCGATAGCTCAGTATTCGCACGCCTCTGTGATGAAAAAGACGGTTGATGCATGGTATCGTGATTTGAAGATAGTCGCCAACGGAACTCAGGTACAGATGCCACTTGAGCCTTTCATAATGAATGACAGTACATACGTTCCAGTCAGAGCCCTTTCTGAAATCCTGGGCAAGAATGTGGGTTGGGACGGAGCTACTTCTACAGTAACTATTACTGACAAGCCTGGTTCAAATGTTGCGGTTCTAAACAACACAATTATTCAGCAAAATGCTGAAATCACAAGACTTAAAGCACAAATCGAAGATCTTAAGGAACAGCTTGATGATGCCGAATCATCACGTGACGATTTGAACGATCTTGAAGATCAATTACAAGATGATTACTCCGATTTCGAGGACATCGAATTCGACATCAGCCTTGATGGCGATGAGGACGACATCCAGGTTGAGATAGGTTTTGACGGCGGCACATACTCGACCGAATGGGATGCCCTTTCAAACTCCGATATCGAAGACTATCTTCAGGACATAGTTGATGACATACTCGATGAATTCGAAGACGCCGACATCGAAGGCTACATCGAGGACAGCGACAGTAATGATAATGTGGTGGAATTCACAGTTGATTCCAGAGGCAATGTATCGACAGACTCTTCAAACTTTGAAGATGACTTGAATAATCTTGAGGATACTATAAACGACGACTATGACAACAATTTTAGCAATATAGATCTCACGATCGACCTCACTGGAAACGAGGACAGTATCAGATTCAATGTCCGTGTTGATCTTGGCACTTATCAGGATGAATGGGCTGATCTAAGCAACAGCCAAATAGAAAATTTCATGGAAGACATTTACAACGACATATCTGACGAATTTAGCGGTGCTACAGTTAGAGGTTACGTATACGACACCGACAGCGGAGATAATATCGGCACCTACACGAGAAGCGCTGGATACGTTGAACAGTAA
- a CDS encoding glucosaminidase domain-containing protein produces the protein MVKGAIYIMAAAFCLFAVTLVADLMSGLYEKKLWAATEKPPFGYYDSSAASEYQKTYQLSTDISDFSKKASLLKVDLENIASVAERAATQESAKAQEEPVKAMTSSQYLKVDLSQTSGYTKSDIDKLIEGTSLEGLGEYVIAAEHLHGVNALFIISVAQHESQYGQSKISRMKNNLFGIGAYDATPYRSAKRFASKQESIMKFASIISTGYFSKGALSVERIGAKYASDKNWAAAVASLMHKNAVRIELESGF, from the coding sequence ATGGTAAAGGGCGCAATATATATTATGGCAGCAGCGTTTTGCTTGTTTGCTGTCACGCTTGTGGCGGATTTAATGAGCGGACTTTATGAAAAAAAGCTTTGGGCAGCTACAGAAAAGCCTCCGTTTGGCTATTATGACAGCAGTGCGGCTTCTGAATATCAAAAGACATATCAGCTAAGCACCGATATTTCTGATTTTTCAAAGAAGGCTTCATTGCTTAAGGTTGATCTTGAAAACATTGCGAGCGTGGCGGAAAGAGCGGCAACTCAAGAAAGCGCCAAAGCGCAGGAGGAGCCTGTCAAGGCGATGACAAGCAGCCAGTATCTTAAAGTGGACCTTTCGCAAACGAGCGGATACACAAAAAGTGATATAGACAAGCTTATTGAAGGAACATCGCTTGAGGGCCTGGGAGAATATGTGATAGCGGCAGAGCACCTGCATGGAGTTAATGCGCTTTTTATTATTTCAGTGGCGCAACATGAGTCGCAATATGGGCAATCAAAAATTTCCAGAATGAAAAACAACCTGTTTGGCATAGGTGCGTATGATGCGACACCATATAGAAGCGCAAAGAGATTTGCGTCAAAGCAGGAAAGTATAATGAAATTCGCCAGCATAATAAGCACAGGGTACTTCTCGAAGGGAGCCCTGAGTGTAGAGCGGATAGGGGCAAAATACGCTTCTGACAAGAATTGGGCGGCAGCAGTTGCTTCGCTTATGCATAAGAACGCCGTGCGAATAGAGCTTGAATCAGGATTTTAG
- a CDS encoding bactofilin family protein, with translation MIKNDKVKMGYQKIISMGNTTIISKECRIVGNISGSCDINVAGEVYGDVTTERSVITEENSIIRGDIKSTGAFIKGEVRGSIRVDGNLIIGDTARVEGDIEYRSMSIEKGAFFSGKSSVIDEDSKKE, from the coding sequence ATGATAAAAAATGACAAGGTTAAGATGGGATACCAAAAGATAATAAGCATGGGCAACACGACAATAATATCAAAGGAGTGCAGAATAGTCGGCAATATCTCGGGAAGCTGTGATATTAACGTGGCAGGTGAAGTGTATGGAGATGTGACTACAGAGCGCAGCGTCATTACCGAGGAGAACTCCATAATTCGAGGGGACATTAAGAGTACGGGTGCATTCATAAAAGGCGAGGTTAGAGGCAGCATAAGAGTGGATGGAAACTTGATAATAGGGGATACAGCAAGGGTTGAAGGAGACATAGAGTACAGGAGCATGTCAATTGAAAAAGGAGCTTTTTTCAGCGGGAAAAGCAGCGTTATAGACGAAGATTCTAAAAAAGAATAG
- a CDS encoding zinc dependent phospholipase C family protein, whose amino-acid sequence MLAQTHSIISAHMSDNIENRLGISLNKKLLSLGNMMPDIWPSLAVKKHYKEQSFDFVIDQIEKLHSGRPV is encoded by the coding sequence TTGCTAGCACAAACCCACAGCATAATATCGGCTCACATGAGCGACAATATAGAAAACAGGCTTGGCATATCACTTAACAAAAAACTTCTTTCACTCGGTAACATGATGCCCGATATATGGCCTTCGCTGGCTGTAAAGAAGCACTACAAAGAACAGAGCTTTGATTTTGTTATAGACCAGATAGAAAAACTACATAGCGGGCGGCCTGTATGA
- a CDS encoding B12-binding domain-containing radical SAM protein, translated as MKVVIASLNSKYIHTNLAIRYLKEFCGGIEGVQIEIAEYTINMDKDRILRGLFDKNADVVCFSCYIWNIESTLELAENLKKVAPGVKVILGGPEVSFESKQIMEECGSIDFVVSGEGELTLSELLTGIMHGSDLSAIEGLTFRMANGVVQNGARCPMESLDSVGSPYLSGTMEEFKDKIVYYESSRGCPFSCQYCMSSIERGVRYFDISRVKRELKIFLDAGIKQVKFIDRTFNASVKRAAQILRYLMENDNGYTNFHFEVAAHTIDEELLGIFKNARKGLFQIEIGIQSLNRDTLREIGRGQNFERIRNVVTEIAKAGRVHQHVDLIAGLPHESFESFRDSFNGVFDLGADNIQLGFLKLLKGAPISRSEKLREHGYVYRANPPYEVLQNKYISFEQLARLKEMEELLELYWNSHKFTQACSYIIASLYTGDAFKFFMEYAEYWHDKGYYEIGHSRDCFYRLLLEFCKHKDFGRTDTVRELLRFDYLSMAKTSRVPDFMAGTASDEFGEWRLELLRDEARLAGIIPEYDRSEHRSFARRVHIEQFACDIEALVESPNSMAGKSRQAALFVYPKANSGGDTKIYFINLD; from the coding sequence ATGAAGGTGGTCATAGCTTCTCTTAATTCTAAATACATACACACAAATCTTGCAATAAGGTACCTGAAGGAATTTTGCGGCGGAATAGAAGGCGTTCAAATTGAAATAGCCGAGTACACTATAAATATGGACAAGGACCGGATACTCAGAGGGCTTTTCGACAAAAATGCCGACGTTGTGTGTTTTTCATGTTATATATGGAACATCGAATCAACTCTTGAATTGGCTGAAAACTTAAAAAAGGTGGCTCCCGGAGTGAAGGTTATTCTTGGTGGGCCGGAGGTGTCGTTCGAGTCGAAGCAAATAATGGAAGAATGCGGCAGTATTGACTTTGTCGTCTCGGGCGAAGGGGAGTTGACGCTGAGCGAGCTCCTGACTGGCATTATGCATGGCTCTGATTTGTCTGCGATAGAAGGCTTGACCTTCAGGATGGCAAACGGGGTGGTGCAAAATGGCGCCAGATGTCCCATGGAGTCATTAGACTCTGTTGGAAGCCCTTATTTAAGCGGCACAATGGAGGAGTTCAAGGACAAGATAGTATACTATGAAAGCTCACGAGGCTGCCCTTTCAGCTGTCAGTACTGCATGTCGTCCATAGAAAGGGGCGTCAGGTATTTTGACATCAGCAGGGTCAAGCGCGAGCTCAAGATATTCCTTGATGCAGGCATAAAGCAGGTCAAGTTCATAGACAGGACTTTCAATGCAAGCGTCAAAAGGGCTGCTCAGATACTCAGGTATCTAATGGAAAACGACAATGGCTATACGAACTTCCACTTCGAGGTGGCTGCGCACACAATAGACGAGGAGCTGCTTGGCATATTCAAGAATGCAAGGAAAGGGCTCTTCCAGATAGAAATAGGCATACAATCGCTCAATCGCGACACTTTAAGGGAGATAGGCAGAGGACAGAATTTCGAAAGGATAAGGAATGTCGTAACTGAAATTGCAAAGGCGGGCAGGGTCCATCAGCATGTGGATCTCATAGCTGGCTTGCCGCATGAGAGTTTCGAGAGCTTTCGCGATTCGTTCAACGGTGTATTTGACCTGGGCGCAGACAATATTCAGCTTGGATTTTTGAAGCTGCTCAAGGGAGCTCCTATAAGCAGAAGCGAAAAGCTAAGGGAACACGGCTACGTCTACAGGGCGAATCCTCCCTATGAGGTTTTGCAGAACAAATATATCAGCTTCGAGCAGCTTGCGAGGCTAAAGGAAATGGAGGAGCTCCTCGAGCTCTACTGGAATTCCCATAAATTCACCCAGGCCTGCAGTTACATCATAGCAAGCTTGTATACGGGCGACGCGTTCAAATTTTTCATGGAGTACGCAGAGTACTGGCACGATAAAGGCTATTATGAAATTGGTCACTCCAGGGACTGTTTTTACAGGCTGCTGCTCGAATTTTGCAAGCACAAGGATTTTGGACGGACAGACACGGTAAGAGAACTGCTTAGATTTGACTATCTGAGCATGGCAAAGACCTCACGTGTGCCGGATTTCATGGCGGGAACAGCCTCTGACGAGTTCGGGGAATGGCGACTTGAGTTGCTTCGAGACGAAGCCAGGCTCGCTGGCATAATCCCGGAATATGACAGAAGCGAGCACAGGAGCTTTGCAAGAAGGGTGCATATCGAGCAGTTCGCATGCGATATTGAAGCCTTGGTTGAATCGCCAAATTCAATGGCGGGCAAGAGCCGTCAGGCGGCGCTGTTCGTATATCCCAAGGCCAACTCCGGGGGAGACACTAAAATATATTTCATAAACTTGGACTGA
- a CDS encoding tetratricopeptide repeat protein: MKSRIEKYLIEMTKEISFITIKKSEELSLSGYSVPEEGLDVPVLTSELSELIKSGKAIKGISAASIIKGIVYMIGIDPQFPSNAEYKKMLDVLGDDINGYIQMQGINLANAGSFKESAVFFKALLELDEKNINGIYNYALVCQDLSKDYPQRGETNIAGDYSKEAKAAFELLVEEYPDFAKGYYNLGFYYFRAGDYVKAKETWQTAIDKGIDDELLGEIEELLGVCSDKFDIQDGIGMVLEGDPQSGLEMLLPHVNKHGGDWKLLFFTGLAYRQLGEVEEAKLYFGDILKLDPNNADAMVELGLCSAVNGELDDSLSYFEKALGLRPDNPEILCNIGMTHLSRGDLQKARAYILKSYKIDPQDEITLECIKELERHEKK, from the coding sequence ATGAAATCTAGAATTGAAAAATATCTCATAGAAATGACAAAGGAAATCTCTTTCATCACCATAAAAAAAAGCGAGGAGCTTTCGTTGAGCGGCTACAGCGTTCCGGAAGAAGGCCTAGACGTCCCGGTGCTTACAAGCGAGCTTTCAGAGCTTATAAAAAGCGGCAAGGCCATAAAGGGCATAAGCGCTGCGTCGATAATAAAAGGGATTGTCTACATGATAGGAATTGACCCCCAGTTTCCGAGCAATGCAGAGTACAAGAAAATGCTGGATGTGCTGGGCGACGACATAAACGGATATATACAAATGCAGGGAATTAATCTTGCGAATGCAGGCAGCTTCAAAGAGTCAGCCGTATTCTTCAAGGCGTTGTTGGAGCTTGATGAAAAAAATATAAACGGGATATATAACTACGCGCTGGTTTGCCAGGATCTCTCGAAGGACTATCCTCAAAGGGGTGAAACAAATATTGCAGGCGACTATTCGAAAGAAGCCAAAGCTGCATTTGAGTTGCTTGTTGAGGAGTATCCTGATTTTGCAAAAGGCTACTACAATCTTGGGTTTTACTATTTCAGAGCCGGTGACTATGTCAAGGCAAAGGAAACATGGCAGACGGCAATAGACAAGGGCATAGATGACGAGCTGCTAGGCGAGATAGAAGAGCTGCTTGGAGTTTGCAGCGATAAATTCGACATTCAAGATGGCATCGGCATGGTTCTTGAAGGAGACCCGCAGAGCGGTCTTGAAATGCTGCTGCCGCATGTAAACAAACACGGAGGCGACTGGAAGCTGCTATTTTTCACAGGGCTTGCCTATAGGCAGCTTGGTGAAGTAGAAGAAGCAAAGCTGTATTTTGGAGACATACTAAAGCTGGACCCAAACAATGCAGATGCCATGGTTGAGCTTGGACTCTGCAGCGCAGTCAATGGCGAATTGGATGATTCGCTTTCCTATTTTGAAAAAGCTCTCGGGCTGCGTCCCGATAATCCGGAAATACTCTGCAACATAGGCATGACGCATCTGAGCAGGGGAGATCTGCAAAAGGCAAGAGCGTATATTCTAAAGTCATACAAGATAGACCCGCAGGATGAAATCACTTTAGAGTGCATCAAGGAGCTTGAAAGGCATGAAAAAAAATAA